Proteins from a single region of Engystomops pustulosus chromosome 5, aEngPut4.maternal, whole genome shotgun sequence:
- the LOC140134209 gene encoding uncharacterized protein — translation MSPLEGSFRPAKIECHLSSPSRRKSPPGFHQGHGRSSKISPNGRNQRDSVLRRLPNNRRLSKSFRKPKGYNNRSFTNSGMDHKFRQIRLNSESHKRIFRSVFKFSNPDLVSSTGKEGKSSWENKEIREEEVCLSKDSYESSGDHDIMHPECGLVPKSLKNTTVMDSYKMGQKSSSSSFTIDNPLKSEGITKMVEESRESTERCKLGPMAVNPDPNRRQQLRMGGSPSRQIYPGLLDPGNGTYLVERERAKSGPEHSKILYQRAERSPCENYVGQHYHGCLSKETRRYQIKKATENITTNIFLGRRKYPVDLGHPSEGLRKYSSRLPQPVPNPSPRMEPE, via the exons TCACCTTTGGAAGGAAGTTTCCGACCTGCTAAAATTGAATGTCATCTGTCCAGTCCGTCCAGAAGAAAGAG CCCCCCGGGTTTTCACCAAGGTCATGGCAGAAGCAGTAAAATATCTCCGAACGGAAGAAATCAGCGTGATTCCGTACTTAGACGACTTCCTAATAATAGGAGACTCAGTAAGTCATTTAGAAAACCAAAAGGATACAACAATAGAAGTTTTACAAACTCTGGGATGGATCATAAATTTAGACAAATCAGACTTAATTCCGAGTCACATAAAAGAATTTTTAGGAGTGTCTTTAAATTCTCTAACCCAGACCTCGTATCTTCCACAGGAAAAGAGGGAAAATCTTCTTGGGAAAATAAAGAGATTCGAGAAGAGGAAGTCTGTCTCAGTAAGGACAGCTATGAGTCTtctggggaccatgacatcatgcaTCCAGAGTGTGGCCTGGTGCCAAAATCACTCAAGAACACTACAGTCATGGATTCTTACAAAATGGGACagaaatcatcatcatcttcatttaCCATTGATAATCCCCTCAAAAGTGAAGGAATCACTAAGATGGTGGAAGAATCCCGGGAATCTACGGAAAGGTGTAAATTGGGTCCAATGGCCGTTAACCCAGATCCAAACAGACGCCAGCAGCTCCGGATGGGGGGCTCTCCTTCCAGGCAAATATATCCAGGGTTGTTGGACCCGGGAAACGGCACATACCTCGTCGAACGAGAGAGAGCTAAGAGCGGTCCTGAACACTCTAAAATCCTGTACCAGCGAGCTGAAAGGTCACCATGTGAAAATTATGTCGGACAACACTACCACGGTTGCCTATCTAAGGAGACAAGGAGGTACCAGATCAAAAAGGCTACTGAAAATATCACAACAAATATTTTCCTGGGCAGAAGAAAATATCCAGTCGATCTCGGCCATCCATCTGAGGGGCTCAGAAAATATAGTAGCAGATTACCTCAGCCGGTCCCAAATCCTTCCCCACGAATGGAGCCTGAATGA